Proteins from a genomic interval of Nocardia sp. BMG51109:
- a CDS encoding tetratricopeptide repeat protein, translating into MPRARSDRPRKPRRPREVEAIYDRFRELGLGDREMREPFVAELRQHGYRARAAWRYANNYSQENVCDRFNDLSGSDTMKPSRISEYETWPGEANGQRPKGVRPTAEVLKKLATLYGTTWDRLVDLADLDHMTAAERGEYCAALLSRGADPGAVLVGDLPPEAPAFTGRDEAKSELHNRVSAHIEGTGAAVHVIDGPPGVGKTTLARYAVSAFYNLYPDGTIWLDLIGYTPGRDPAEPADLLEWLLLQIDVPPTAIAADSGRRAQQWRKAMAARRMFLVFDNAADSARVKDLLPQAPGCFVLITSRKRLTGLYDRGPVQPYHLDGMSLDEAEQLLVKLANLSAGYDRAAVRQISETSGGLPLALKLIAGQIAHHGTNMLADSAADFASMAAEIRGTPVGSERAESAAEHILERFAAEDESVRAAFELSYKRLREPTLQHAVRLLGWFPGTEITAQTYAWLADMSEASAKLLILKLCEAGFLDPLPDPGEEAGPGPGGPRYRMHDMLRLGAQLQAEREGSVTERAALVDRLIGHSLTIARTVNAIRPFHTVGVRPTPNPPEEAARARAWLTAEQELLLGCLEITRPTVEAAELSRLMAAHLCGLGFWEVAERLYGRALAIARTIGDRPGQAWAMLGQGRMARMRGAHVQAGEAFLAVHDIADDLGDLRCVAEVECERGHSAWITGEHADARHYFNEALRIACEIGYRPTQCDALDGLGRAGRMACDYKAAERWSQEALSIATELADPERVGTAHWGYAEAARLRGDCDIARQHYVYALHIARGINHVKLEGDALRGLGHIERLAGNRETAQRHLAGALDMARRIQDQYGENWALWELGNLALLAGRIDLARNNFEYALQLAREIRDPIGKVDALRGLAHVERLRAAGDPARYQQAVDYYRDSIECAQQIGDRRGRADALRGLGLLAGQHGRADEEQGYLSAATELYERIGVEPPST; encoded by the coding sequence GTGCCCCGTGCTCGTTCCGACCGTCCGCGTAAACCCCGCCGGCCGCGGGAGGTCGAGGCCATCTACGACCGATTCCGGGAGCTCGGCCTCGGCGATCGGGAAATGCGTGAGCCGTTCGTCGCGGAATTGCGGCAACACGGATACCGCGCCCGGGCCGCGTGGCGCTACGCCAACAATTACTCCCAGGAGAACGTCTGCGACCGGTTCAACGACCTGTCCGGCAGCGACACGATGAAGCCGAGCCGCATCTCCGAGTACGAGACCTGGCCGGGCGAGGCGAACGGTCAGCGGCCGAAGGGCGTGCGGCCGACCGCCGAGGTGCTCAAGAAGCTGGCCACCCTCTACGGCACCACCTGGGATCGGCTGGTCGATCTCGCCGATCTGGACCATATGACCGCGGCCGAACGCGGCGAGTACTGCGCGGCCCTGCTGTCGCGCGGCGCCGACCCGGGCGCCGTGCTGGTCGGCGACCTGCCGCCCGAGGCGCCCGCCTTCACCGGCCGCGACGAAGCGAAATCCGAACTGCACAACCGTGTTTCGGCGCATATCGAGGGCACCGGCGCGGCGGTGCACGTGATCGACGGCCCGCCCGGCGTGGGGAAGACGACGCTCGCCCGGTACGCGGTGAGCGCGTTCTACAACCTCTACCCGGACGGCACGATCTGGCTCGATCTGATCGGGTACACCCCCGGCCGCGACCCCGCCGAGCCCGCCGACCTGCTGGAATGGCTGTTGTTGCAGATCGACGTGCCACCGACCGCGATCGCGGCGGATTCGGGCCGCCGGGCCCAGCAGTGGCGCAAGGCCATGGCCGCGCGGCGGATGTTCCTCGTCTTCGACAACGCCGCCGACAGCGCCCGGGTCAAGGATCTGCTGCCGCAGGCGCCGGGCTGCTTCGTGCTGATCACCAGCCGCAAACGGCTCACCGGACTGTACGACCGCGGTCCGGTGCAGCCCTATCACCTGGACGGCATGTCGCTCGACGAGGCGGAGCAGCTACTGGTCAAGCTGGCCAATCTGAGCGCGGGCTACGATCGCGCCGCGGTCCGCCAGATCTCCGAGACCTCCGGTGGACTTCCGTTGGCGCTCAAGCTGATTGCCGGGCAGATTGCCCATCACGGCACCAATATGCTGGCCGACAGCGCCGCCGATTTCGCCAGCATGGCCGCCGAGATCCGCGGCACCCCGGTGGGTTCGGAGCGGGCCGAGTCCGCCGCGGAACACATTCTGGAGCGCTTCGCGGCCGAGGACGAGTCGGTCCGGGCCGCGTTCGAGCTGTCGTACAAGCGGTTGCGGGAACCCACGCTCCAGCACGCGGTCCGGCTGCTCGGCTGGTTCCCGGGCACCGAGATCACCGCGCAGACCTATGCGTGGCTGGCCGACATGTCCGAGGCCTCGGCAAAGCTGTTGATACTCAAGCTTTGTGAGGCCGGATTCCTCGACCCGCTGCCCGATCCCGGCGAGGAGGCCGGACCCGGCCCCGGCGGCCCGCGCTACCGCATGCACGACATGCTGCGGCTGGGCGCTCAGCTACAGGCCGAGCGGGAGGGCTCGGTCACCGAGCGCGCGGCACTCGTCGATCGCCTGATCGGCCACAGCCTCACCATCGCGCGCACCGTCAACGCGATCCGGCCCTTCCACACGGTCGGGGTGCGCCCGACGCCGAATCCGCCGGAGGAGGCGGCCCGGGCCCGCGCGTGGCTGACCGCGGAACAGGAACTGCTGCTCGGATGCCTCGAAATCACTCGTCCCACAGTGGAAGCCGCCGAACTGTCGCGGTTGATGGCGGCGCATCTGTGCGGGCTGGGCTTCTGGGAGGTCGCCGAGCGGCTGTACGGGCGGGCACTGGCGATCGCCCGGACGATCGGCGACCGGCCGGGACAGGCATGGGCGATGCTGGGGCAGGGCCGGATGGCCCGGATGCGCGGGGCGCACGTGCAGGCCGGCGAGGCGTTCCTGGCTGTCCACGACATCGCCGACGACCTCGGCGATCTGCGCTGCGTGGCCGAGGTGGAATGCGAGCGCGGCCATTCCGCCTGGATCACCGGCGAGCACGCCGATGCCCGGCACTACTTCAACGAGGCGCTGCGCATCGCCTGCGAAATCGGTTACCGGCCAACGCAATGCGACGCGCTCGACGGACTCGGCCGGGCCGGGCGGATGGCGTGTGACTACAAGGCCGCCGAGCGCTGGTCGCAGGAGGCGCTGTCGATCGCCACCGAACTCGCCGACCCCGAGCGGGTGGGCACGGCGCACTGGGGATACGCCGAGGCCGCGCGGCTGCGCGGCGACTGCGACATCGCGCGGCAGCACTACGTGTACGCCCTGCACATCGCCCGCGGCATCAATCACGTGAAGTTGGAGGGCGACGCGCTGCGGGGGCTGGGCCATATCGAGCGCCTGGCAGGCAACCGCGAGACGGCGCAGCGCCATCTGGCCGGTGCCCTGGACATGGCCCGCCGCATCCAGGATCAATACGGCGAGAACTGGGCGCTGTGGGAGCTGGGCAACCTGGCCCTGCTGGCGGGCAGGATAGACCTGGCGCGCAACAACTTCGAGTACGCGCTCCAGCTGGCCAGGGAGATCCGGGATCCGATCGGGAAGGTCGATGCGCTGCGCGGGCTCGCGCATGTCGAGCGCCTGCGGGCGGCCGGCGATCCGGCGCGCTACCAGCAGGCCGTCGACTACTACCGGGACTCGATCGAATGCGCCCAGCAGATCGGCGACCGGCGCGGCCGCGCGGACGCCCTGCGCGGTCTGGGCCTGCTGGCCGGACAGCACGGCCGGGCCGACGAGGAGCAGGGCTATCTGTCGGCGGCCACCGAACTCTACGAACGCATCGGGGTCGAGCCGCCGTCGACGTGA
- a CDS encoding lipase family protein — MRKLCVAALTALLAAAGMSSLATGAAADAGAVESVQPLPARATLPGSVHSERLLYESSTVGDEPAVAGAAVYFPPGSPPPGGWPVVAWAHGTIGLGDSCAYSVNGPSAVDRDWAYLGTWLRQGYAVVAADYAGLGTPGEHPYLNGRVEAHNVVDAVRAASRQYSSISNKWVVVGQSQGGGAAVATARYATEFGGPELDYRGAVGTGVPAYIEDVIPALGPGVPPVAIGAHGNAYLLYLLNGLRTSHPELNIESFLDDSGRMWLERARTECLGPLSDELAAQHVVIGDLFARPLAQIPNLHGLLADTIGLPETGYDRPLFLGQGLRDTDVLTPQTLRFAGVLAANRQPVTLKTYPTDHDDTVNTSLPDSIPFVRNLFG; from the coding sequence ATGCGAAAACTGTGCGTTGCCGCGCTCACCGCGCTGCTGGCCGCGGCGGGGATGTCGAGCCTGGCCACCGGTGCCGCGGCGGATGCCGGCGCCGTCGAGTCGGTGCAGCCGCTGCCGGCGCGGGCCACGCTGCCGGGCTCGGTGCATTCCGAACGCCTGCTGTACGAGAGCAGCACGGTCGGCGACGAACCGGCCGTCGCCGGTGCCGCCGTGTACTTCCCGCCCGGATCGCCGCCGCCCGGCGGATGGCCGGTCGTGGCCTGGGCGCACGGCACCATCGGTCTCGGCGACTCGTGCGCCTACAGCGTGAACGGGCCCAGCGCCGTCGATCGCGACTGGGCCTACCTGGGGACCTGGCTGCGCCAGGGCTACGCCGTCGTCGCCGCCGACTACGCCGGTCTGGGCACGCCCGGTGAGCACCCGTACCTGAACGGCCGGGTCGAGGCGCACAACGTGGTCGACGCGGTGCGGGCGGCGTCGCGGCAGTACTCGTCGATATCGAACAAGTGGGTCGTGGTCGGCCAGTCCCAGGGCGGCGGCGCCGCGGTCGCCACCGCGCGCTACGCCACCGAATTCGGCGGGCCGGAACTCGACTACCGCGGTGCGGTGGGTACCGGTGTCCCGGCCTACATCGAGGACGTCATCCCCGCGCTGGGGCCGGGTGTGCCGCCGGTGGCCATCGGCGCGCACGGCAACGCGTACCTCCTGTATCTGCTCAACGGACTGCGTACCTCGCATCCAGAGCTGAACATCGAGTCGTTCCTCGACGACTCCGGCCGGATGTGGCTGGAACGGGCCCGCACCGAATGCCTGGGGCCGCTCAGCGACGAGCTGGCGGCCCAGCACGTGGTGATCGGCGACCTGTTCGCCCGCCCGCTGGCGCAGATCCCGAACCTGCACGGGCTGCTCGCCGACACCATCGGCCTGCCCGAAACCGGCTACGACCGGCCGCTGTTCCTCGGGCAGGGGCTGCGCGACACCGATGTGCTCACGCCGCAGACGCTGCGGTTCGCGGGGGTGCTGGCGGCCAACCGGCAGCCGGTGACGCTGAAGACCTACCCGACCGACCACGACGACACGGTGAACACATCGCTGCCGGATTCGATCCCGTTCGTGCGCAACCTGTTCGGATGA
- the aceA gene encoding isocitrate lyase produces MSTVGTPKTAAEIQQDWDTNPRWKGVSRNYTAEQVAKLQGTVVEENTLARRGAEILWEGVNGGEYINALGALTGNMAVQQVRAGLKAIYLSGWQVAGDANLSGHTYPDQSLYPANSVPAVVRRINNALLRADEISRVEGDTSVDNWLVPIVADGEAGFGGALNVYELQKAMITAGAAGTHWEDQLASEKKCGHLGGKVLIPTQQHIRTLNSARLASDVAGTPTVVIARTDAEAATLITSDVDERDRPFITGDRTAEGFYQVKNGIEPCIARAKAYAPYADLIWMETGTPDLELARKFAESVKSEFPDQLLAYNCSPSFNWRKHLDDATIAKFQKELGAMGFKFQFITLAGFHALNYSMFDLAYGYAREGMTAYVDLQEREFAAEERGYTATKHQREVGAGYFDAIATTVDPDSSTTALKGSTEEGQFH; encoded by the coding sequence ATGTCGACTGTCGGCACCCCGAAGACCGCTGCGGAAATCCAGCAGGACTGGGACACCAACCCGCGCTGGAAAGGCGTCTCCCGGAACTACACCGCGGAGCAGGTGGCCAAGCTGCAAGGCACCGTTGTCGAGGAGAACACGCTCGCCCGCCGTGGCGCGGAAATCCTCTGGGAGGGTGTCAACGGCGGCGAGTACATCAACGCGCTGGGCGCGCTGACCGGCAACATGGCCGTGCAGCAGGTGCGCGCCGGCCTCAAGGCCATCTACCTGTCGGGCTGGCAGGTCGCCGGTGACGCGAACCTGTCCGGCCACACCTACCCCGACCAGAGCCTCTACCCGGCCAACTCGGTGCCGGCCGTGGTGCGCCGCATCAACAACGCGCTGCTGCGCGCCGACGAGATCTCCCGCGTCGAGGGCGACACCTCCGTCGACAACTGGCTGGTGCCGATCGTCGCCGACGGCGAGGCCGGCTTCGGCGGCGCGCTGAACGTCTACGAGCTGCAGAAGGCCATGATCACCGCGGGCGCCGCCGGCACCCACTGGGAGGACCAGCTGGCCTCGGAGAAGAAGTGCGGCCACCTGGGCGGCAAGGTGCTCATCCCCACCCAGCAGCACATCCGCACGCTGAACTCCGCGCGCCTGGCCTCCGACGTGGCCGGCACCCCCACCGTGGTCATCGCCCGCACCGACGCCGAGGCCGCCACCCTGATCACCTCCGACGTGGACGAGCGCGACCGCCCGTTCATCACCGGTGACCGCACCGCAGAGGGCTTCTACCAGGTCAAGAACGGCATCGAGCCCTGCATCGCCCGGGCCAAGGCCTACGCCCCGTACGCCGATCTGATCTGGATGGAGACCGGCACCCCCGACCTGGAACTGGCGCGCAAGTTCGCCGAGTCGGTGAAGAGCGAGTTCCCGGACCAGCTGCTGGCCTACAACTGCTCGCCGTCGTTCAACTGGCGCAAGCACCTGGACGACGCCACGATCGCGAAGTTCCAGAAGGAGCTGGGCGCGATGGGCTTCAAGTTCCAGTTCATCACCCTGGCCGGCTTCCACGCGCTCAACTACTCGATGTTCGACCTGGCCTACGGCTACGCCCGCGAGGGCATGACCGCCTACGTCGACCTGCAGGAGCGCGAGTTCGCGGCCGAGGAGCGCGGCTACACCGCCACCAAGCACCAGCGCGAGGTGGGCGCCGGCTACTTCGACGCGATCGCCACCACCGTCGATCCCGACAGCTCGACCACCGCGCTGAAGGGTTCGACCGAAGAAGGTCAGTTCCACTGA
- a CDS encoding 3-hydroxybutyryl-CoA dehydrogenase, whose protein sequence is MSTEKIQRVGVIGAGQMGAGIAEVCARAHVDVLVFEQTRELAAAGRARILRSLDRGVSSGKITEREREQAAWRLRFTSDLGDFADRQLVAEAVVENEEVKTSIFAELDKVVTDPAAVLASNTSSIPIMKIAMATANPDRVVGMHFFNPVPVLPLVELVTTLKTSDAVSKRAENFAADVLGKQVVRSADRSGFVVNALLVPYLLSAIRMVESGFATKDDVDKAMVLGCAHPMGPLALTDLVGLDTVKSIADSMYDEFKEPLYSAPPLLMRMVEAGLLGKKTGAGFYQYNNNR, encoded by the coding sequence GTGAGCACCGAGAAGATTCAACGCGTCGGAGTGATCGGCGCCGGACAGATGGGCGCCGGAATCGCGGAGGTGTGCGCCCGGGCGCATGTCGATGTGCTCGTGTTCGAACAGACCCGGGAACTGGCCGCCGCGGGCCGCGCCCGGATCCTGCGCTCGCTCGATCGCGGCGTGTCCAGCGGCAAGATCACCGAGCGGGAGCGTGAGCAGGCCGCGTGGCGGCTGCGCTTCACCTCGGACCTGGGCGATTTCGCCGACCGCCAGCTGGTCGCCGAGGCCGTCGTGGAGAACGAGGAGGTGAAGACCTCGATCTTCGCCGAGCTGGACAAGGTCGTGACCGATCCGGCCGCCGTGCTCGCCTCGAACACCTCCTCGATCCCGATCATGAAGATCGCGATGGCCACCGCCAACCCCGATCGCGTGGTGGGCATGCACTTCTTCAATCCGGTGCCGGTGCTGCCGCTGGTGGAGCTGGTGACGACGCTGAAGACCAGCGACGCGGTGTCCAAGCGCGCCGAGAACTTCGCCGCCGACGTGCTGGGCAAGCAGGTCGTGCGCTCGGCCGACCGCTCCGGTTTCGTGGTGAACGCGCTGCTGGTGCCGTATCTGCTCTCGGCGATCCGGATGGTCGAATCGGGCTTCGCGACCAAGGACGACGTCGACAAGGCGATGGTGCTCGGCTGCGCGCACCCGATGGGCCCGCTGGCGCTGACCGACCTGGTCGGCCTGGACACCGTGAAGTCGATCGCCGACTCCATGTACGACGAGTTCAAGGAGCCGCTGTACTCGGCGCCGCCGCTGTTGATGCGCATGGTCGAGGCCGGGCTGCTCGGCAAGAAGACCGGCGCCGGCTTCTACCAGTACAACAACAACCGCTGA
- the metE gene encoding 5-methyltetrahydropteroyltriglutamate--homocysteine S-methyltransferase — MVNVTEGFGSSILGYPRIGPHRELKRALESYWRGSLSRDELLSVGREIQETQFAELHAAGLTQVPGNTFSFYDHILDNALLFGAVPKRFEGYREGLHPLDFYFLMARGRPDLPPLELVRLFGTNYHYRQPELDADTEFSLHPEALLDEWDRAMAAGIEQRPVVLGPVSLLLLSKAGQVPGEAEFDRLALLDRLLPVYEELLEILAKRGSTCVQLDEPCFTSERTPAELAAFERAYQRLSTAPLRPRILVTGQYGDFGEAVRILAGTAVEAIGLDLASFRMRPEELAKIPGIRRKRLYAGVISGTNVWRADRYVTLQYLEELARVCPDLVVSTGTTLLHVPYDVLVEYDIDGNVADRLAFAKQKVLEVVSLAKALTEGPSDNWRKRPGEVHFKQKHAVRQRVYAVTPQMREREPYEVRWEAQRAALNLPTVPATTLGSFPQTAAVRQARYELGAGRLSYEEYRKRIEAEIESTIRLQEDIGLDVLVHGEHERNDMIQYFAELLDGFATTHFGWVQVYGSRCVRPPVLYGDVARPKPMSVEWITYAQSLTDKPVKGIVTGPVTMVARSFVRQDQPLYETADQVALAIRDELADLEKAGVPIIQVDEPAVRELLPLRPSGRPEYLRWAVNAFRLATSGVRPETQIHTHIGYSGRAEIVRAIEELDADVTAIVATRSIEWVLKALREDVGEGHGLSHGVGPGVYESRSARIPDIDELDESLTAAAEAVTPERLWANPDGGLKTRHSWQLEPSLRNLVAAARRVRRRAEQGPR; from the coding sequence ATGGTCAACGTCACCGAGGGTTTCGGATCGAGCATTCTCGGCTATCCGAGAATCGGACCGCACCGGGAGCTCAAACGCGCGCTGGAGTCGTACTGGCGCGGTTCGCTCTCGCGCGACGAGTTGCTGTCCGTGGGCCGGGAGATCCAGGAGACCCAGTTCGCCGAGCTGCACGCGGCCGGGCTCACCCAGGTGCCCGGCAACACCTTCTCCTTCTACGACCACATCCTCGACAACGCGCTGCTGTTCGGCGCGGTGCCGAAGCGGTTCGAGGGGTACCGAGAAGGCTTGCACCCCTTGGACTTCTACTTCCTGATGGCGCGCGGCCGGCCGGACCTGCCGCCGCTGGAGCTGGTGCGCCTGTTCGGCACCAACTACCACTACCGCCAGCCGGAGCTGGATGCCGACACCGAGTTCTCGCTGCATCCCGAGGCCCTGCTCGACGAGTGGGACCGGGCCATGGCCGCCGGGATCGAGCAGCGGCCGGTGGTGCTCGGGCCGGTGTCGCTGCTGTTGCTGTCCAAGGCCGGGCAGGTGCCCGGCGAGGCCGAGTTCGACAGGCTGGCCCTGCTGGACCGGCTGCTTCCGGTGTACGAGGAGCTGCTCGAGATCCTCGCCAAGCGCGGGTCGACCTGCGTGCAGCTGGACGAGCCGTGCTTCACCAGCGAGCGCACGCCGGCCGAGCTGGCGGCGTTCGAGCGGGCCTACCAGCGCCTGTCGACCGCTCCGCTGCGTCCGCGCATCCTGGTCACCGGCCAGTACGGCGATTTCGGTGAGGCCGTGCGGATCCTGGCCGGGACGGCCGTGGAGGCGATCGGGCTGGATCTGGCCAGCTTCCGGATGCGCCCGGAGGAGCTGGCGAAGATCCCCGGGATCCGGCGCAAGCGGCTGTACGCGGGCGTGATCAGCGGCACCAACGTGTGGCGCGCCGACCGCTACGTGACGCTGCAGTACCTCGAGGAGCTGGCCCGGGTCTGCCCGGATCTGGTGGTGTCCACCGGGACGACGCTGCTGCACGTGCCCTACGACGTGCTCGTCGAATACGATATCGACGGCAATGTCGCCGACCGCCTGGCCTTCGCGAAACAGAAGGTCCTCGAGGTGGTTTCGCTCGCGAAGGCGCTGACCGAGGGGCCGTCGGACAACTGGCGCAAGCGGCCCGGCGAGGTGCACTTCAAGCAGAAACACGCTGTGCGGCAACGGGTTTACGCCGTGACGCCGCAGATGCGCGAGCGCGAGCCGTACGAGGTGCGCTGGGAAGCTCAGCGCGCCGCGCTGAACCTGCCGACGGTGCCGGCCACCACGCTGGGCTCGTTCCCGCAGACCGCGGCGGTCCGTCAGGCCCGCTACGAGCTCGGCGCGGGGCGGCTGTCCTACGAGGAATACCGCAAGCGGATCGAGGCCGAGATCGAGTCGACCATCCGGTTGCAGGAGGACATCGGCCTGGACGTGCTGGTGCACGGCGAGCACGAGCGCAACGACATGATCCAGTACTTCGCCGAACTGCTGGACGGCTTCGCCACCACGCATTTCGGCTGGGTGCAGGTGTACGGGTCGCGGTGCGTGCGGCCGCCGGTCCTGTACGGCGATGTCGCGCGGCCGAAGCCGATGTCGGTGGAGTGGATCACCTACGCCCAGTCGCTGACCGACAAACCGGTGAAAGGCATTGTCACCGGCCCGGTCACGATGGTGGCACGCTCGTTCGTGCGGCAGGACCAGCCGCTGTACGAGACCGCCGACCAGGTGGCGCTGGCGATCCGCGACGAGCTGGCGGATCTGGAGAAGGCCGGGGTGCCGATCATTCAGGTCGACGAACCGGCGGTGCGTGAGCTGCTGCCGCTGCGCCCCAGCGGGCGTCCCGAATACCTGCGCTGGGCGGTGAACGCGTTCCGGCTGGCCACCTCGGGCGTTCGGCCGGAGACCCAGATCCACACGCATATCGGCTATTCCGGCCGGGCCGAGATCGTGCGGGCGATCGAGGAGCTGGATGCCGACGTCACCGCGATCGTCGCCACCCGGTCCATCGAATGGGTGCTCAAGGCGTTGCGGGAGGACGTGGGGGAGGGCCACGGGCTCTCGCACGGCGTGGGTCCGGGTGTGTACGAGAGTCGTTCGGCGCGCATCCCCGACATCGACGAGCTGGACGAATCGCTCACCGCGGCGGCCGAGGCGGTCACCCCGGAGCGGCTGTGGGCGAATCCCGACGGCGGCTTGAAGACTCGGCACTCCTGGCAGCTGGAACCGTCGCTGCGCAATCTGGTCGCGGCCGCGCGACGGGTGCGGCGGCGGGCGGAGCAGGGCCCGCGGTAA
- a CDS encoding antitoxin — MGMFNFKKIADLAGKHADKFEPVIDKVGDAVDKQTKGKYAKQVDKAQQTAKKTLREQRHK; from the coding sequence ATGGGAATGTTCAACTTCAAGAAGATCGCCGACCTTGCCGGCAAGCACGCCGACAAATTCGAGCCGGTGATCGACAAGGTCGGTGACGCCGTCGACAAGCAGACCAAGGGCAAGTACGCCAAGCAGGTCGACAAGGCGCAGCAGACGGCCAAGAAGACACTGCGCGAGCAGCGTCACAAGTAG
- a CDS encoding triacylglycerol lipase — MRSPAVLLLVMGLCTVMGVGAAAADSGTAAEPHSAGSSSPPEANDWQCIPEAGHPEPVVLVHGTWGNRHSWDALAPKLKAAGHCVFALDYGRDTSSLYGSQPGVYGTGDIRASSGELAEFIERVRAATRSERVDIVAHSQGGLVARQYMRFGGGVDPAAPERNTVRQLITVGATNHGTTASNLGYLLPTGSAAEPSADMVARVLGPAAAQQLVGSEFLNTLNAGGDTEPGVRYTVVASRFDEISTPPEATFLQAGPGALVNNIWVQNVCAADTFDHGRLLRSPTVIQIVQAALDPTHTAARCAG; from the coding sequence ATGCGTTCGCCGGCCGTGCTGCTGTTGGTCATGGGTTTGTGCACGGTGATGGGGGTGGGTGCGGCAGCAGCGGATTCCGGGACCGCTGCCGAACCGCACTCCGCCGGCAGCTCCTCCCCACCGGAGGCTAATGATTGGCAATGCATACCGGAGGCCGGACATCCCGAACCCGTCGTGCTCGTGCACGGCACCTGGGGCAATCGGCACAGCTGGGATGCGCTGGCGCCGAAGCTGAAGGCGGCGGGTCATTGCGTCTTCGCCCTCGACTACGGGCGCGACACCTCGAGCCTGTACGGCAGTCAGCCGGGCGTCTACGGCACCGGCGATATCCGGGCCTCGTCCGGCGAACTCGCCGAATTCATCGAGAGGGTCCGCGCGGCGACCCGTTCCGAGCGGGTCGACATCGTCGCGCATTCCCAGGGCGGACTGGTGGCGCGCCAGTACATGCGCTTCGGCGGCGGCGTGGATCCGGCCGCCCCGGAACGGAATACGGTGCGGCAGCTGATCACCGTCGGAGCCACCAACCACGGCACCACCGCCAGCAATCTCGGCTACCTGCTACCCACCGGCAGCGCGGCCGAGCCGAGCGCGGATATGGTGGCTCGGGTACTCGGCCCCGCCGCCGCCCAGCAGCTCGTCGGCAGCGAATTCCTGAACACCCTCAACGCCGGCGGCGACACCGAACCCGGCGTGCGTTACACGGTGGTAGCCAGCCGCTTCGACGAGATATCCACACCCCCCGAGGCAACTTTCCTCCAGGCCGGCCCGGGCGCGCTGGTGAACAATATCTGGGTCCAGAACGTCTGCGCCGCCGACACTTTCGACCACGGCAGATTACTCCGCTCACCCACCGTCATCCAGATAGTCCAGGCGGCCCTCGACCCGACGCATACCGCAGCTCGTTGCGCCGGATAG
- a CDS encoding NAD(P)-dependent alcohol dehydrogenase, which produces MTTAAAYAVSTPDGPFAKTTIERRELSPHDVLIDIKYAGICHSDIHTARDEWHGTTYPCIPGHEIAGLVAAVGSAVTRHRVGDRVGVGCMVDSCGECGPCVAGEQQYCTRGAVMTYNTTVPEEFQPGGHTFGGYSTQVVVTENFAVSIPEGIGLDVAAPLLCAGVTLFSPLRHWNAGPGKKVAIIGMGGLGHIGVKIAAAMGAEVTVLSHSLSKQDDGRRFGAHHYYATSDKQTFRELRGEFDLILNTVSADLPMDRYMKLLNLDGTLVILGLPDNPLEVKPFTLAGFRRSLAGSMIGGIPQTQEMLDFCAEHGIGAEIEVISADRIDEAYERVVNSDVRYRFVIDASTM; this is translated from the coding sequence ATGACGACCGCTGCCGCCTATGCCGTCTCGACTCCCGACGGACCGTTCGCCAAGACCACGATCGAGCGTCGCGAGCTGAGCCCGCACGACGTCCTGATCGACATCAAGTACGCCGGTATCTGTCATTCCGATATCCACACCGCTCGCGATGAGTGGCACGGGACGACCTACCCGTGCATCCCCGGACACGAGATCGCCGGCCTGGTCGCCGCGGTCGGGTCCGCAGTGACCAGGCACCGGGTCGGCGACCGCGTCGGCGTCGGCTGCATGGTCGACTCGTGCGGCGAGTGCGGGCCGTGCGTCGCGGGTGAGCAGCAGTACTGCACCCGCGGCGCCGTCATGACCTACAACACGACGGTGCCCGAGGAGTTCCAGCCGGGCGGCCACACCTTCGGCGGCTACTCGACGCAGGTCGTGGTGACCGAGAACTTCGCCGTGTCGATTCCGGAGGGGATCGGGCTCGATGTCGCCGCGCCGCTGCTGTGCGCGGGTGTCACCCTGTTCTCGCCGCTGCGGCACTGGAACGCCGGGCCCGGCAAGAAGGTCGCGATCATCGGCATGGGCGGGCTCGGGCATATCGGCGTCAAGATCGCCGCGGCGATGGGCGCGGAGGTGACGGTGCTCAGCCACTCGTTGAGCAAGCAGGACGACGGCCGCCGCTTCGGCGCGCACCACTACTACGCCACCAGCGACAAGCAAACATTCCGCGAACTGCGCGGCGAATTCGACCTCATCCTCAACACCGTCTCCGCCGACCTGCCGATGGATCGGTACATGAAGCTACTGAACCTGGACGGCACCCTGGTGATCCTCGGCCTGCCCGACAACCCGCTCGAGGTGAAGCCGTTCACGCTCGCCGGCTTCCGCCGCTCCCTGGCCGGTTCGATGATCGGCGGCATCCCGCAGACCCAGGAGATGCTCGACTTCTGCGCCGAGCACGGCATCGGCGCCGAGATCGAGGTCATCTCCGCCGACCGCATCGACGAGGCCTACGAACGAGTGGTGAACAGCGACGTCCGCTACCGCTTCGTCATCGACGCCTCCACCATGTAG